The following DNA comes from Henckelia pumila isolate YLH828 unplaced genomic scaffold, ASM3356847v2 CTG_461:::fragment_3, whole genome shotgun sequence.
tgaccatctttctttctttcttttcaagggcacttttaaacgtcctttcttcttttttatttttttcggtgctggctgtgtccatcggttcttttttcttttctttttctttgtcagtgttggctgtgaccactgactgtttctcttttatctccattattttgtcaaatggagttgccattttgattggtgttcttggtgaggatgatgatgatgaagttatcatcttttcttctgtcctttgaatttttctactcaaattcctttcttttagttgaagaatttgaatttcttcccgcaattcaatcaattgttcttttaattgacttagttgatccatcttgattatactctgcacaagaaaacatatttatatatataatggttagtaaaataactcttttcgtgagtaattcggatagttttattatgtgtatcattgcatttataaattcttttgcaagaattgaatcaatcttaaattgattattttactcaaagagtaatttatgtttctgaatataaatctcatttcattaatttatattccctatgctttctgaggcatgttcggatgactcacagtcattttttggatcacttaggatctcctttgttattccgttactacggatagtatagtttggatgaagttctctggttaatgcgtcgggtaataaattatccgttcctttgacatgttggatctcgaactgataatggttcaattccaattgccatctaattaaccTTCCTGCATTtttccctgcatttcttgatattttccttgtcttgaaatatgttaaattcatattatctgttcttactaaaaacggtttagaaataagataaatttcataagttttaattgtgaatattaaagctaataattcttttttattcgaatgataatttaattgtgcaccttgaaaagttcctgatgtatagttgcataattcttcattatttctagtagttgttttagtaagttcttctaaattttttctccagtataagcttttaaacatgctccccagtattcatctgaagcgtctgtttcaattattattatatctttatttgaaggaaaatataattcaggaagattactaattattttctttttaatagtgtctatgtaattagtatcttctttcgaccatttccacttatagtcctgtttaagttttacctgaagaggttttctgatttctgcaagtttcttaatgtaatttccagaataagtaAATAATCCTAAAAaacttcttaattgatctttatccttgatttcactaggaaaatcattacttttcttaagtatatgcggttgtaaacaatgttttccatcttctatttgtaatcctaaataatttatttttgttttgaataattgtgctttcttttcagaaagtataattccatctttatgacaaatatctaaaactgtcatgagatctttataatgttgatctagtgtttttgaataaattaatatgccatctatataaacacaaaaaaaatctatatatgatttaaaagattcatccatatatttttgaaagatacctggtgcttgtttaagtccgaaaggtaatacagttcattgatactgtccttttggacaactgaatgctgtaagtaattgtgtttgtggttctagttgaatttgccagaatcctgatttacaatctaaactgaaaaaatatttcatttttcctatataagatagtaaatcattcttatttgggatataatattcatccataattgttgctttattcatttttcgataatcaattaccattcttttcttatcagtatcttttttactgacataaaaggctggtgaagagtgtggacttttactagggatgattatcttaagttttaataattcttgaacttctttttcaaatatttttacatcatccatgttacatcttcttggtgcttcacggattgtgatattagggtctttgagttttattgaagcaatgaattgttttcttttcttaattttgtcctgaggattttcagaacaaatatcatgaaattttctcatgatttctttttcaggattaatcgttaaaatattttctatttttagttctattggatttgtatttcgtttatgaaaattctttgtaaatccttcatttcctacgcgaaatgttgttcgtattttgggaatgtaaatcattgatgatcatttgtttaaagttatgtgatcttcaaattgtgtaaagggaagatattctcttaaaaagttatttcctattataatgtccattcctgattctatttgatatataatgggtattacaaattttgtttcttctatttatatttttaatttttctgctactgtattaagcatgattattgattcatctcctattcgaacttttaatcttttatcatatttcttccaataatgatttgaacgtatatgcttgcttcctaaacacatacttgctcctgtatcaacataagcatgtatatgatatggtttatgttctttgattttaatttgaatttatatatatatattatttggattagttttgtttttattatccattctctcatttatttatttatttatttattttttttaagataagggtaaaattggtatttagaaacaaaaatttctctctccagggagttgaaagtaagttttatttatgtagggatttataaataagttataaagtgGTTTAGGGAGTGATTGGCAATTAACCCTTAAAAAACGGGTCAACGtagttatatttataataaaaattatcatGAAAATATTGTcccacaaatatatatataataattcttACTTCAGTGTTTATAAGTCATGACATAATAGTGAAAGAttttctcacaaatatataataataataataataataataataattattattattattattattattattattattacttcaGAGTCCGTTTGGGTTGAATGATAGGATAGTAAAATTATATGtaattgaaataataaaatattgaaatgTAAGGACAAATTATTTATCGTTATAAAATATATGATGTTTGgtatgattttaatatgattaattaattttgtgtATTAcctaaaaatgacaaaaatactcccaataataaaatatatataataactagtataaataataataaatgaaaaTAACTGTGATAATAATATGATGATATTAATATTAGTAACAACattgttataaattttaaattttaaatttttatttttttattattcagtTTTATTCTCATTTTTAAgaatatgaaatatttttataataaatagtgATGGAaatcttaatatttttattattcgaaatgtaaattatttttatttttaatttaaatattaatatgcattatttttattattttattgacaTGTATTTCTTACTTAGAACTTATACTTCATCTTAACTATCTTTGTCAATATTAGTTAAATCAATTTGTTTGTTATCATCCATCAATAATTTGTTCTTATTAGATAATggtataattaatataatattattaaatgaattcatattattttaattaatatttcttataattaatcattttatatgttattatttacTAATTATTCTCGTTAATAATATTatctgaaaaataaattataaattaaaattaaaaagtggGTAGTAAATTTGTTCATTGGGTTTAGcacaattttcgaaaagaacttatatttttattattagtttaaaagatttcattcTCTCTCCGAGTAGCGTATTGTACTCGCATTATTCATTGGGTTCTGATGGATTAACCAAGACAAGTCAAGAAAAGTAATAAGATAAGAAAGAAAAGCGGACAAACAAtttgaaaagtttttttttaattttatattcatTTATAAAGGGTATAATAGTAAATATGCCCTTTATCCTAGCCCCAACTTAAATAATCATGTGACTCAGCAGGGTTAAATTATCTGTCATTTTAGGTGTACAGTGCGGGTCGTCTACGGGCCATTGAGATAGCCAAAAAAACATACCAAACCAATGATAAAGattgattattaattaatagttGGCAAGCAAAAATTAACTTTACCATCTAACTACTAATTAACTTGCAAAATTTGAGTAATATACATAAATGCTAGTAGTTTTAAGCTATTTATAATCATCCGAATTTAGAGTTACAAACGAATCGAATTGAGACAAATAatgttaaaattttaaggttcgaattcggcttgatattagtatattcgagttcgagctcgattcgaagcttgattttcaaatattttgccTCGAGTTCgattcgaaatattcgaacctattcgtaaCTATtgttcggatattatggttcaaaaatctcaaaatattcgaaaaagttagaaatgtatatatatttattatataattatattatattatattaattaaatattaaagctTGCGAACTGtcgaataaaataattttagctcaaactcggctcgaaaaaaagttcgaaatgtTCGAATTCGACTCGATTTCGATAagttcgaatacgaatcaaatatttatcgaaccAATCGACTAGAAAAGCTCACGAACATATTTGGTTCGCTTCAACCCCTTTATCCGATGGAATAAAATTGAGGAAAGTGGTGTATGTGTAATGATTTGTTCGAAACATGCACTCGAGCTAGTagatttctcgctcgagcgcgccttCATAATGCGCCCTCCGGAACTCCGATTTGCGCTCGAGCAAGAtcaattctcgctcgagcgcgccatGAAAAGCAAGATTCTGGAAATGTATCTCATGCTTGAGCGAGtaaatctcgctcgagcgcctgGAATTTTCTGCTCCGTgcaacgattttgaaaaattcatatctcgagttctagtCGTCGGATCGAACTGAAATTTGGAaaacagcttcaaaacatcttgaacttcattttgaatggtgaagatcggatttgaatcTCCTTAAtactaaaaatgaatttttgacctaggctgctccgtaattcattcttgcagCTCTTTTCTTGCTCCAAATTCTtcatttcttcaatatttccttcaaataaaacccggagagtgaaatgcacatgcatgcaataaaaaacataaaaatacacATAGAACAATACGAATGCATGCaacatagacataaaaataacatgaaataatgcacacaaaattcaCTTATCAGAGGTGCAGTAAGCtgggtttcaaaactgcaaacagTTGTGGCATTTTTTACAACGGAGGCAGAATACATGACAGCTACTCAAGTTTGCAAGGAGGCAATATGAATTAAAAGGTTATTGCAGGAGCTTGGGCTCAAACAAGAGAAAATTCTTTTGTTTTGTAATTCAGAAGACGCGGTTTGCACGCGGTTTGCTCATCTATAAATAGATAGATTCTGAATCAGTTTCAAGCATCCCATCTTCTGAGTTCCCTTCCAATTTAATTACATTCAATACATTTGAgtgtatttctatatatatttgtgagataggttttaTCATGTATTAAAAGAGTGACTGTCTCTTTGAAAACACAtagagaggttgtaattcttcAAATATTATAGTGAAATCTTTTCATCTTGCCCATGGTTTTTACCCAAATAATTTTTGGGGTTTTTTCACgtaatcttggtgtctattttattcttcaattttcatAGTTTTCTATCTCATGATGATGCACCTGAGATTAACACTAATTAGTGATAATTCTCTTGAAAATAATGTGATTTGTAGTTGCCAATATGCAAACTTGTTCATGAGCGCTAGAGGATCGAAGTTACAAGGTAATTATTCAAACTAAATTTTTTACGccaaaattaattaacataccAACTATTGTACACGGAAAAACTAATTTATGTTCGTATAATGTGTACCCAACAAGTAccaatgtaaattaaaaaaactttCCACACAGAGAGTTTGTACATGCTTTCTTTGAAAATTTATACATTTGAAGGAAAGGGGAAAAAATCAATTCAACTTTAAAAGAAATCACCAAGTACCAATAACAATGTTGTTGTAATTTCTTTACCAGAAAATGGAAGACGTGTGAGAAAAGAAAAATCAATATCTTCAGCTATGTTAAAAAACTCAGACTAATGGCCTTTTCTCCTCATCTTCATGGCCTTTGTTTTCGAGTGGCTTCTGCATGACTCTGGCATCAGACGGTGCTGCTCGACTGGGAAGTTTACTGTCTGGAAGGAGCTTCAGGACGATTCCCATGGCGATCAAGAGCAATCCAGAGCCATGTTGTTCAGTAAGCGGTTTCGTAAAAATTACAAATGACAACAGCAAAGTTACTGCCTTTCTTGCTGTTGTTACCTGTATCGAAATGCACCAGCTGTTAGAAAATGTATCTGGTTTCCTGAGGTCGTGTAATCGAAGAATTTTCGAGGGTAGGAGCTAAGTTACCATAGCTGTAGTGGCAGCACCGAAAATGGCAATGAGGGACAACACAGAGACTTGACCAACAAAAGTCGCCATTGATTCGAAGACTAGCACGCCGTAAACGTAAGGATGCTGCAACACAAAAGCAAAGATGCAATGCAAGCAAAATAATGAATTGAATTGCTCCAAATTAACACTTTCTTTTCTACTAGATAATTGTTACTGGACGGCAAGCTATAGCTCTGTGAACAATGAAAGTGCATGTCGAAATCTTTTACAACATACAGAAGCTCAAGTACTTCAATTCGATTGTTAGAATATCTCGACAGCTACACAAGACATTGGTGCCATACAATGTAGAGGAAGTTATCAAAAGTGGGATGAGGAATATTTTGCCTGAGGAAAAAGGATGACTAACATTTACCTCGTAACAAGAGTTCCATGCCTTGAACAACTCCCCTGTCAATATCATTGGCGGCAACAGGAAAGGCAAACCGACCACCGTCGAACAAAATAGCATTTCCATCTACTTAACAAACTTCTTAAAGTTAGCCAGTAAGGCAATCATTGGTTCATGCTCATGCATCTAACAAAAAGAAAGGAGATAGACTATAAACACCTGAGTAGTTTCGGGATTCACGGTGAAAATTGCTTCTTGAAGGTTACCAAGAAACGCATCCATGACTAGAGCACCCGTGATCATCACAACACCGACGACACTAAAGTTTGGAGAAGTGTTGGCATCTGCTAAGGTGAAAAGAATTAAGCCAACAACAAGAAGTGTTGCGGAAATATATTCATGAACAGGGTATTTTCGTCTCAAGCCGGGGATAAATGTACCCATCACCATCACTGGCAGCACCTGTTCTCCGACAAACAAAATAAACACGAGAATTCAATAAATTCACAATACATGCGAATTTGAGTTAAAAGAAAGCAGCAAACGTGAAATATTAAACGATAACCAACTCTCCATTACACCGATATACAAATCGGAGTGGAAAGAAATGCTGAACATTAGATATTTGACAAATTGGTGTGAAAAGAATCGACTGAACGTGACCTATTTAACGATCACCAACGCTCCATGATATCAATAAACAGGTGGGAACTCGAAGAAACCACCAAACACAATACATTCAACAAACACTAACTTTCAATTACACTAATTATATACAGATTGAAACTTGAAAGGAATGGCCAAATGAGAAACATGTAAAAGAACAACCAGTTCTGTATGACACCAATATACAAATTCGAACTTGAAAGAAATGGTCAAAGAAAGAGTGTTCGACGACCTCAGCCTCTCCACAGCACCAACATATATCTTCTCCTTCATAGTTAATATACTTTGCAATGCGTTTGGAAGCAGAAGTTTTTATGAAAAAGCACTTTCATTCATTTGGTTATGCCTTTTTTAACAATTAAGAACTTCAAAAAAGCTAAATGCTTTTAGGCTTCTGCTtcaatttttcttttaaaaaaaactaccaCAAAATCCATATATTAGTTAATTCTTCTTAATTATTCACTATCTTGTATACCTTTGTAGACTTAAACATGATTTGTGCGGGATAATTAAGATAAGCCAAAGAACCCTTCGTTAGTCCATGAGAGCCCATAAGAACAGCCGATAACTTGACATATGTTTTCCATGGATTCACCATTTGCTTGGTGGTGAATCCCTGCAAATATATCAGCACCAGATATACCAAACCTTGCACGAAGGTAAAATACCATCCGTAGCTGCAAAACATCGcaatttcataataaaaaattcatcCCCTAACACGGTTCTCGATCAAATATGTGCAAATTGAATGAGTTGAAGCAAGTACGAATCTATTTACCTGAATTGTAAGCGATTGTACACATACTCCTGCAGTaaaaaaaacagtaaaaacttcATTTATTCTACCTTCGCAATACATAAATACTGGGCTATAAAAAAGAAAAGGGTTAGCCACCTCCTAGACCTAGAGTAGAAACTGAAATTTTCATGTGCACCCCATTAAAGATATCAGCTTTTGATCACGCCCTCAATATTTAAGTACTCCCATGAAAGCCAAGAAAAATGTTGATTGATTTTTGCTTTTTCTTTTTGGTGAAGTCGGTAAAATCAATAACCAACCTTGGTAAAATGACACTTCCATTACGAGTTACAAAATTAAATTCTGAACGAACTTCTTTACAAAAACTCCCAAAACTCATTTTCTTAGTACTTATATACACAAGACAAAAACTGAATTAACCCAGACCCAATCAGACTACTCAAAATTAATCAGTTTTTTGAAAAGGAGAAAAGGGCTTTAAAATTTTTGCccgataaattttaaaattttcttttgattcAAAACAAGAGAAAAATACCTCGCAAACGCCATTGACAAGATAACCAAAGAAGAAACCAGAGGAACAGATCAAGAACTGCTGCCAAGTGGGTCTATCTGTTAAAGATATCCCAAAGAGAGACCTTGCTTGATCTTCCTTCTTCATATCTGTCTTTTCTCCCTATAAATCAatcaaaaacatgaaaattgcactaaaaatcccaaatcatcTTTGGTTTTTCTAATACCAGTGGGCTCTCTTTTAACTCTAGAGGAAGCAATAAAGGTTGGATTTTTTTTAGCAAAAAGGCCTTCTTCTGAATGGAAATGAACAAGAAAGGCATCAGAATTGAGCAAACTTCACTGCCACTCTTTTCCTTTTTTGTCAATTACATGTAAATTTGTTGGAAATTTGGTATTGTCTGCAGCAAGTCGAAGGATTTGAGCAAGAGAAACTAATGAgacatcaaaataaatttttttttttatttttttgaagcgAATGAgacatcaaatttgattgtaaTGTTAACATCCCATTATTAGAATAGAGTATTAAAGTCAACAGATTCTTGaaataatcctaaataatttagcCAGTCGGTCCAAAATGAGAAACAATTAATTTATGGTTGGTTTTTGTACCTTTAACGAACACGGTTTGCAATTGTAATACGGATATTGAACAAAAGATTCTTTGTTGATTCACCTTTTATATATTGCTTAATCAATTATTAATTCaagatttcaaaaaaaaaaatcaatttattaATTCAATGCGAGCttattctttattattattgtttcttatttcaaatttattatttttataagaaTAAATAAGTGGATGTTTGTTTACAAaactacaaaaaaataaaaatggtttttagggctaattgcattcacatcccctgtgaaaagtttaaaaggcataaaacaccctgtgtaaaattaatagcatgttagaccctatgttttaaaaaaattagcataaaaaccctaTGAGAGGATATAAATGTGTCTGAGTTTGTGTAACATAagggtgaaatgtgctacatttttaaaaactgagggatgcattagcttattaatattttttatggggttttatgtcttttagacttttcacaagGAGTGTGGATGTAATTAGCCCATGGTTTTTACGATAATAGAAAGAAGCATTTCTTTTGAAGACCgtgctaaaaaaaaataaaagtaattaTTAAACTTATTTTGTATGTATgctatttatttcaatgtaaataataaaaatctatgtatttattgattaaaaataaaaaaaaatattagatttGTAAAATTCAACAGAAACAGGTGTTCTTATTACCGatcatataattatatatatcaaagaTAATATTTGATGAGTATGAGCACATttcaatatatttaaataaagtaAGTGGACTCAATTTGTAATATTTACATTTTAAAATGATCAAACCCTAATTTTTAGGCACTTGGAGGGCCAATTGATAATTCTTAAACCCTGGAAGGGTTGATTTGCATTTTTAGACCCTAAAAGG
Coding sequences within:
- the LOC140871538 gene encoding UDP-galactose/UDP-glucose transporter 2-like; amino-acid sequence: MKKEDQARSLFGISLTDRPTWQQFLICSSGFFFGYLVNGVCEEYVYNRLQFSYGWYFTFVQGLVYLVLIYLQGFTTKQMVNPWKTYVKLSAVLMGSHGLTKGSLAYLNYPAQIMFKSTKVLPVMVMGTFIPGLRRKYPVHEYISATLLVVGLILFTLADANTSPNFSVVGVVMITGALVMDAFLGNLQEAIFTVNPETTQMEMLFCSTVVGLPFLLPPMILTGELFKAWNSCYEHPYVYGVLVFESMATFVGQVSVLSLIAIFGAATTAMVTTARKAVTLLLSFVIFTKPLTEQHGSGLLLIAMGIVLKLLPDSKLPSRAAPSDARVMQKPLENKGHEDEEKRPLV